From a region of the Manduca sexta isolate Smith_Timp_Sample1 chromosome 19, JHU_Msex_v1.0, whole genome shotgun sequence genome:
- the LOC115452527 gene encoding farnesol dehydrogenase (The sequence of the model RefSeq protein was modified relative to this genomic sequence to represent the inferred CDS: added 45 bases not found in genome assembly), whose product MERWIGKTAVVTGASAGIGAAVCVAMADAGLNVIGLARRPQLVDILQSAVTGKGTIISRRCDVADSKDVAETFKWIEENHGTVHIIVNNAGILCAGHITDLSDKQLSEEDVMRVIDVNLKGPVICSRHAVASMKKAGFDGHIININSVAGHYVPFDTMFNLYSPSKHAVTVLTKTLAGELADCNSKIKTTSISPGLVHTNMVPDSMVETKLPILKPSDVADAVMYVISTPPNVNIDELTITPVGGKRL is encoded by the exons ATGGAGCGATGGATCGGCAAGACTGCAGTGGTGACGGGGGCAAGTGCTGGTATTGGAGCCGCAGTATGCGTTGCCATGGCTGACGCTGGACTCAATGTCATCGGGCTAGCACGGAGACCTCAGCTTGTcgat ATTCTGCAGTCGGCAGTGACCGGGAAAGGTACAATTATTTCGAGGCGGTGTGACGTCGCGGACTCGAAGGACGTGGCGGAAACTTTCAAATGGATCGAGGAGAATCACGGCACTGTACACATTATAGTCAACAACGCCGGTATTTTATGTGCAGGCCATATTACTG ATTTGAGCGACAAGCAATTAAGCGAAGAAGATGTCATGAGGGTTATTGATGTGAATTTAAAAGGGCCTGTTATTTGTTCGCGGCACGCAGTTGCTTCTATGAAGAAAGCTGGATTCGATGGacacattataaacattaacaG TGTGGCTGGACATTACGTGCCATTTGATACTATGTTTAATTTGTACTCGCCATCGAAGCACGCAGTTACTGTGCTCACAAAAACACTCGCCGGGGAGTTGGCGGAttgtaatagtaaaattaagACAACG AGCATTTCTCCCGGCCTGGTGCATACCAACATGGTGCCTGACAGTATGGTAGAGACGAAGCTGCCAATCCTCAAACCAAGTGACGTCGCGGACGCTGTGATGTACGTCATCTCCACTCCGCCTAATGTGAAC
- the LOC119189834 gene encoding LOW QUALITY PROTEIN: zinc finger protein 467-like (The sequence of the model RefSeq protein was modified relative to this genomic sequence to represent the inferred CDS: deleted 2 bases in 1 codon), protein MAVTNLNNHVRLHTGERPFVCPEPGCDKAYAQVTNLNQHRKRHLNGRPVETTYDCTVCGEQFQQRNHMYNHRWWRAIRTSSARVQCAKLTFPNERSLQQHVVVHVAAGDTSHDQPEDTKRVYPCVFSTCNSQFPSPREHTEHLLRAHQLRVLHAARTTHHEPPPRYCPPKHLLRAHQLRVLHAARTTHHEPPPRRGRPPKILKEDPLEPKENMQYHEVTIIKQSQSQYLPKLKVQSLFQ, encoded by the exons ATGGCC gtgACCAATTTGAACAACCATGTTCGTCTTCATACTGGCGAGAGACCCTTC GTATGCCCCGAGCCGGGTTGTGACAAGGCGTATGCTCAG GTGACGAATCTGAACCAGCATCGCAAGCGGCATCTGAACGGACGCCCCGTGGAGACCACGTACGACTGTACCGTCTGCGGAGAGCAGTTCCAGCAGCGGAACCATATGTACAATCATag GTGGTGGCGCGCCATCCGAACCAGCAGCGCGCGTGTCCAGTGTGCGAAGCTCACCTTCCCCAACGAGCGCTCGCTGCAGCAGCACGTGGTGGTGCACGTGGCCGCCGGGGACACCAGCCATGACCAACCGGAGGATACCA AGCGCGTGTACCCGTGCGTGTTCTCGACGTGCAACAGCCAGTTCCCGTCGCCGCGCGAGCACACGGAGCACCTGCTGCGCGCGCACCAGCTGCGCGTGCTGCACGCCGCGCGCACCACGCACCACGAGCCGCCGCCGCGCTACTGCCCGCCCAAG CACCTGCTGCGCGCGCACCAGCTGCGCGTGCTGCACGCCGCGCGCACCACGCACCAcgagccgccgccgcgccgcggcCGCCCGCCCAAG ATATTGAAGGAAGATCCATTGGAGCCGAAGGAGAACATGCAGTATCATGAG GTGACGATCATCAAGCAGTCGCAGTCCCAGTACTTGCCCAAGTTGAAAGTGCAGAGTTTGTTCCAGTGA